The Camelina sativa cultivar DH55 chromosome 14, Cs, whole genome shotgun sequence genome includes a window with the following:
- the LOC104740770 gene encoding coiled-coil domain-containing protein 115 isoform X1: MAGDEGAEIYEEREESMDAAVDKETEIKTEGKEDENVLQFLDSLDGYLTLMDSVNSKLREGWFDLASARHSMGTLRINSTLLDLKYHPAASTFQVTDQEVGSLGSVPRFALSKWVSKGGGSPKGKDFSTDTDSEIGSPLSQQLRHRGVSEEKPSAKDENTLAADEEIKKERAKSLSVFGGLVSPKLRGAQLSFETALETLVEIANMRASMLSAFERITEK; this comes from the exons ATGGCGGGAGATGAAGGAGCTGAGATTTACGAGGAAAGAGAAGAATCCATGGATGCTGCGGTGGATAAGGAAACAGAAATTAAAACTGAAGGGAAAGAAGATGAGAACGTGTTGCAGTTCCTAGATTCGTTGGATGGGTATCTGACGCTTATGGACTCTGTCAATTCAAAGCTCCGTGAG GGATGGTTTGATCTAGCTAGTGCTCGACACTCTATGGGAACTTTACGTATCAACAGCACTCTCTTAGACCTCAAGTATCATCCTGCTGCTTCTACATTTCAAGTCACAGACCAAGAGG TTGGATCTTTGGGATCAGTTCCACGTTTTGCTTTGTCCAAGTGGGTTTCCAAGGGTGGTGGTAGCCCGAAAGGCAAAGACTTCTCTACTGATACAGATTCGGAGATAGGCTCACCTCTCAGCCAACAGCTACGACATCGAGGAGTTTCTG AAGAgaaaccatcagccaaggacgaAAACACTTTAGCAGCTGATGAAGAG ATCAAAAAAGAACGAGCTAAATCTCTGTCAGTATTTGGAGGCCTAGTCTCGCCTAAGCTACGCGGCGCTCAACTATCATTTGAGACAg CTCTTGAAACTCTTGTGGAAATAGCCAACATGCGTGCATCTATGCTATCTGCCTTTGAGCGGATCACAGAGAAGTGA
- the LOC104740770 gene encoding coiled-coil domain-containing protein 115 isoform X2, translated as MAGDEGAEIYEEREESMDAAVDKETEIKTEGKEDENVLQFLDSLDGYLTLMDSVNSKLREGWFDLASARHSMGTLRINSTLLDLKYHPAASTFQVTDQEVGSLGSVPRFALSKWVSKGGGSPKGKDFSTDTDSEIGSPLSQQLRHRGVSEKPSAKDENTLAADEEIKKERAKSLSVFGGLVSPKLRGAQLSFETALETLVEIANMRASMLSAFERITEK; from the exons ATGGCGGGAGATGAAGGAGCTGAGATTTACGAGGAAAGAGAAGAATCCATGGATGCTGCGGTGGATAAGGAAACAGAAATTAAAACTGAAGGGAAAGAAGATGAGAACGTGTTGCAGTTCCTAGATTCGTTGGATGGGTATCTGACGCTTATGGACTCTGTCAATTCAAAGCTCCGTGAG GGATGGTTTGATCTAGCTAGTGCTCGACACTCTATGGGAACTTTACGTATCAACAGCACTCTCTTAGACCTCAAGTATCATCCTGCTGCTTCTACATTTCAAGTCACAGACCAAGAGG TTGGATCTTTGGGATCAGTTCCACGTTTTGCTTTGTCCAAGTGGGTTTCCAAGGGTGGTGGTAGCCCGAAAGGCAAAGACTTCTCTACTGATACAGATTCGGAGATAGGCTCACCTCTCAGCCAACAGCTACGACATCGAGGAGTTTCTG AgaaaccatcagccaaggacgaAAACACTTTAGCAGCTGATGAAGAG ATCAAAAAAGAACGAGCTAAATCTCTGTCAGTATTTGGAGGCCTAGTCTCGCCTAAGCTACGCGGCGCTCAACTATCATTTGAGACAg CTCTTGAAACTCTTGTGGAAATAGCCAACATGCGTGCATCTATGCTATCTGCCTTTGAGCGGATCACAGAGAAGTGA